The window CGATCACGTGTTTTGCAGAGGCAGCCAGGGGATGTCTTAGCACACCTTCTGCTACGATACATGTCCCTAGAGACATAAGCTGAGTTGTTGGAATAGTCGACATTGCAGAATCAACAACAACCTGCgagaaataattataaattagttcCCATAGGCATTTCATCGAAAACCTATAGTGCAACATTCATCAAATTTCGGTAATTAAAAGGTTATAGAAAACTAGCAACTAAACGAATTATTCGAAATCTAGACAAAGCCTAAAAGTTAAcgaatatttgatatatatatttttatattttacactcatattagatattttagttttgttgaATCTAgctataaaatcattttaatgagctataaaaattagatatacaaaaaaataaataaataaaaataagctCTCAttggcatttcatcaaacacttTCTGTGCAAAAACATTAACCTGGAGACTGTTGACAGAGGAGCCATCACTGATCAAGAAGTATATAGTATACTCCGGTGGTGACGTGGCTTTCTGACCGGTTATCTCCGGTTTATCGAAGATCGGGTAAGTCGTCTTTCCGCCGCCGCTCAACACATCGAAAAGCTTTCTGAAAATATTCATCTTTGACTGTATGATCTCCGTGCAGCTAATGTTGGACTTCGTCGTCGACGGTGGCGGAGGGACGGCTACTGACGACGGCTGCgacggcggcggaggaggaggagagtctTTCTTAACGGCTCTAGAAGACTTAACCCACCCACCGATCACGACCCTTTTACCGGCTAATCTTGCGCCGCCGTCGCTCCGTTCGAGGAGAGTCTTTAACTCGATTCGGTTCGAGTACTTCGACAAGGCAACGGGTTTCGGAGAGATGACGTCATCTTCATCCTCTCTCTGATGTGTTTTCCTGTGAGAATCCATAGGAAGAAGATTGATAAGGAGATTTGAGCGTGGAGAGGTTAATTGGATTTGAGAAATCGAAAGGGAGGAAGtgattatatataaacatgatTACTTGAAGATTAATTCGATTgtaagaagagaagagaggttAGAGGAAGGTTAGATTGTTGGGAGAAGGAAaaggattgtttttttttttctcttgtgtAGAGACAGGAGAGGGAGAGGAGACGAGGTTTGGTCTTCTTCAAGGAAGTTTAGATTCGCGGGAACTGTAAGAGATTGatgattatattattaatttaaaacctggacatatttaaatgtaattatgaggcccaaatggcccaataGGTGCCCATTTAGATTGCAACCTGATGGTTACTTGATATTGGCTGATTATGTgctgaataaaataaataattgtttatGGACTAGAAAACTGAAAAGATGAATGAATtggaacaaaaattaaaattataaagaactGAATTTCACTCATCATATTTATTCATATACAGTTAAGAAGTGGGTAAAAGGATAAATTTTACAATGTTAAAAATTTCTTTACTCAGAAAAGAGAATATatgcaattaattttttttcaaaatgttcTTTGTAACTATTAACTTTTTGAGGAAAACTTAAAGAATGATCCCTTCCACAAAATTTattccaaaagaaaaacatttctGTTGAATTCATTGATTTACACTAATCGTACGAAGAGATATACATGATTTGAAATCTACATTTTTTGAAATGTTTATTCCAGTATGATTGTATGAATATGTTTTGATTATAACCTTATTTGCTTATTACAGGTTTTTTTTGTGCGTTGCATACGGTTCTACGATGGAATTTacttttttgaattattttgaaaataataataataaaccgCTTGTTGTATCGATTGTAATTAGGTACGATCTTGTCAGTAAGCAGTTGAAAGACCAGAGAAAAGAGTATGAATGGGGCCAGTTCACCTGTAAATTGTAATGATGGTCACCACGAGGCTACACGCCGAAAAAATCACAACTTAGATAATTCACCTTTTCAATAAGATATTCTCTCCAACATCCAACTAAACGTAGTCTTGAGGTCTAGAATTTGCAGACGGAAGcaacatatttaactaatacCAAGTTggaaataaaatcttataataCCCTAGCTAGTCTCTATAGAGTGTGGCCAATGATCGAACAAAATGCCAATCTCTAACTAAACTCGTTGAAGATTAGGATAAGTAGCAAGGAATCGTTAAGTCATTATGTATAAATATGTGATATGAGGCAGTTCAATTGTTGTAAGAATCATTATTATCATTTTCCGAGGTCTAGTATGTTATTGATTAAGCATTTGCTTAATCACTTTGAGCTAGATCCATCTTAAACTTGAGTATAATATTCTGAGATGAGAATggaatattttcaaaaagttttACCTCCTCCTACACACCATAGGCCTTAATGATGCTTATAATCATTGCCTCGTTCAATTATTAAAAGCTCTTTTGATTTCAAGCTTTACACATCATCAGTCATCACACACTCGCTTCTCCTACTTATAGATCCACGTTCAAGAACTTGGAAATTATCTCAAAAACTGAAAgctaaataaaataagaaagacatataaaacaagaagaggaagaaaagaTGATAAGAAGAAACGCAGTTCATGCCACTTCAAGTCTTCCGTCGAGATTGTGGTGGCCGCAGCAACGGAGGAAAGGAAAACGGGCCGTCGTGAGATTAGGAAACAGGCGACGAGGGTTCTTGGTGGGGCAACCGCGGACGGTGGTGCAGAGATGGAGGATGAACATCGGAAAGCCGTTGAAGATAATGAGAAATATCATTTTGGGAATTATCACAAATGGTGGTAATGTTAAGTTCTTGGATGCTTATCTTTGGTCTTTACCGATCTTACGTCCGCAGTTGTTTCCACTATGTTGACCATTTGTGTTATACCAAACTCTAATTACAAAACTGTAatatgtttcttgtttttttttccttttcccaCTTTTTTGTATGAATCTAAATAATTGGCTTTATAATGAAGTTATATTTGTTTGTGTAGTGGTTGCTATAGAGTGAAATCTCTTTTAGTTTACTAGCTGACCAATAATTTTATTTCGATTTCTAAATATACATCTTAACACCCAAAAATC of the Brassica rapa cultivar Chiifu-401-42 chromosome A03, CAAS_Brap_v3.01, whole genome shotgun sequence genome contains:
- the LOC103859219 gene encoding uncharacterized protein LOC103859219, whose protein sequence is MIRRNAVHATSSLPSRLWWPQQRRKGKRAVVRLGNRRRGFLVGQPRTVVQRWRMNIGKPLKIMRNIILGIITNGGNVKFLDAYLWSLPILRPQLFPLC